Proteins from a genomic interval of bacterium:
- a CDS encoding tetratricopeptide repeat protein, with protein sequence MNLKETKEKVTKFLQELKPTNRYDTALKNYINELSKNPKDARIKLKIAETYFKSKKVDKAIEVYFDVAEQYLEENFLLKAISIYKNILKLNPALMEVNIKLAQLYQKLDMTTEAANQYKIVMQCHMRRQEKEKLIETCITLIEIEPSPANIRKLGEVYQAYGMIPDALEQYEKLSQIYRNNKNYDELLRVYELILAHKPDKKSMIRDVCILYLRKQEPDQAIRTMERFKVDGDEEFSDLFNKSKLMRQALRVSTPPKTA encoded by the coding sequence ATGAACTTAAAAGAAACCAAAGAAAAAGTTACAAAATTCCTTCAGGAATTAAAGCCCACCAACCGTTACGATACGGCCTTAAAAAATTATATCAACGAACTTTCCAAAAACCCCAAGGATGCCCGCATTAAATTAAAAATTGCCGAAACTTATTTTAAAAGCAAAAAAGTAGATAAGGCTATAGAAGTATATTTTGACGTTGCCGAACAGTACTTAGAAGAAAACTTTTTATTAAAAGCCATTTCCATATACAAAAATATTTTAAAATTAAATCCCGCGCTTATGGAGGTAAACATCAAGCTTGCTCAATTATACCAAAAACTGGACATGACTACCGAAGCCGCTAATCAATATAAAATTGTGATGCAATGCCACATGCGCCGGCAAGAAAAAGAAAAGCTCATTGAAACCTGCATTACCTTAATTGAAATAGAACCCTCCCCCGCCAATATACGCAAGTTGGGTGAAGTGTACCAGGCTTACGGGATGATTCCCGACGCGCTAGAGCAATACGAAAAATTATCGCAAATTTACCGCAATAATAAAAATTATGACGAACTCTTACGCGTGTATGAATTGATATTGGCCCACAAGCCCGATAAAAAATCGATGATCCGTGATGTATGTATTTTATATTTAAGAAAACAAGAACCCGATCAGGCCATCCGCACTATGGAACGCTTTAAAGTGGATGGCGACGAAGAATTTAGTGATTTATTTAATAAATCTAAACTCATGCGCCAAGCTCTACGCGTATCAACTCCACCTAAAACCGCTTAA